Part of the Xiphophorus couchianus chromosome 8, X_couchianus-1.0, whole genome shotgun sequence genome is shown below.
AAAGTTGGATGGTTTATTTGTTGCTCTgagaaaatttgtgaaattcAGGCATCTTTTTAATCCCCCCCCCTCGCTCTGTCTTCTGTGACCCACCTCTGGTCCCTTCCCCTTGCCTCCAACCTCCCACTCTCCTCTGCCCTCACTCTCCCACACTGTTTCCACCATTACCGTCCCATGATCtctgagagagagaagagaaagagagcTTGCTTTCCTGTGGAGGTGCTGCCCTTTCACTTTGTCACTTCATTGATGTCTCTTGATTCCATTGTGCTGCATCCCCCCCCCTCTGTTGAATTTCTTAGGTTACATCAGATCAGATCTGCCTATCAAACCTGTCACATCACCCTTCCCCTCTCCAACCTGCTCTTCCTCTGTGCCACAAAGCACTTGGTAACCCCTCCCCAACCCCTctgctgttttaatgttttctactGCCCACCTCGTCTGCTCTCACCTCGGCGCCTTAGCTCTcttcccctctccttccctctccCCCCTTTCCCAACCTCGTGGTCACAATGAGACGGTGAGCTGGTGGTGCAGCTGTAATGGCAAGCTGTTTTCAAATGACTTTCTCTTTCCCCAACTTCCTGGTGGTGGGATGGTTATTGAAGAAGTTTCTCGCTCTTACACCACTTACCCAAAATCTGTGTGGCCActttcacgttttttttttttttttttttctgagacgCTCTGGAACCCCCTGTCCTCGTAAAGCTTCTCTTACTTTTGAAATTAGTAAGGGAGTCAGTGCATGTCTACTGCTGTCAGTGTAGAGTTGGGGAAAATTAAGCACTCGTTTAAAGCGTCTTGTTAGTTTGTTCAGGACTGTCTGCTGGGCTGTATTTTATGTCAGGTTTATTCCTCCGTTTTTcggtgtttgtttttgtaattcatTTATTCCTGTTTGCCGAATTGGTTTCTGACAGGATCCTGAGTGTAAGTGCCAGTATCGACACCATTGGAGAGATTCTACTGAAAATCATACCAACACTAGAGGAGGTAAGATGTTATCTCAGTGTTGTGTGTAAGTATACAGTGGTGTCGTTTTTAGCTTCCAGAGATGAATCCAATGtctttattaaatgaataataGTCTGACATTAATGATTTTTAAGCTAAATgtatattcaaataaatgaatataaatttgGAAAAATTGTAATGTAGTAAAGCAATAATTTGCATcaaatgttaacttttttatgcatttcaaaaatatatattttttcacagctGCTACACTAATATCTAAGCACaaagaactttgtttttgttcttatgtTTTTCTAGTACCAACATTATAGTGGGATTGATTTTGACTGTGAGCTTCGCCTGCTGATCCATCAGAGCTTGGCTGGTGGGATAATTGGAGTGAAAGGTGCCAAGATAAAGGAGCTCAGAGAGGTAGGACACAGCCCAGATTAACCATTTAATCCTCTGCACTAACAGCCgagcagtaaaaacaaaaaaagacaactctTTAACTTTGGAAATGTGTTTGCCCTTTGTTTCGCACATTGGTCCTCCTACAAACTCATCTTAAAAGACGTTTTATTTGCTACTGCTCAGACAAGTTCTAGTgcatttttgcatttcattaggaaagtttttttggactgtgtggAGTCAGAATATGAATGTGAGAaactaaggaaaaaaaacaaaactttgtgtGTACTAGAACACCCAGACCACCATCAAGTTGTTCCAAGAGTGCTGTCCACACTCTACCGACAGGGTCGTCTTAGTGGGAGGAAAACCAGAACGTGTGGTTGAATGCATAAAAGTGATCCTGGAGCTAGTATCAGAGGTAAATCTACGTTATCAATTGCTATTAATAcgctaaaaataattaataccGACACATCTTGACTTATagaacattacatttattttgaatgcGGTGTACTCCAACGTTGATGAATAATTTTCCCGtaatttttcttcaatttgCAGGCACCGATTAAAGGCCGTACTCAGCCTTACGACCCTAACTTCTATGATGAGACATATGACTACGGTGGCTTCACCATGTTGTTTGAGGATAGGGGCCGACGACCCATGGGTGGATTTCCCATCCGCGTACGCGGCGGTTTTGAGCGCTTGCCTCCTTTACGTGGCAGCAGACCTCTGCCTCCCTCCAGAAGGGACTATGACGACATGAGCCCTCGCCGGGGTCCTCCACCGCCGCTTAGCAGGGGCATACGAGGGGGCAGCCGAGCGCGTAACTTGCCTCTCCCGCCACCCCCGCCGCCAAGAGGAGGGTGAGAATTGGGCAGATTGTATGCTTTCAATCCTAATTTGTtaggttttaaattgttttggatGAATTTGCTAACTTGACTGGTTTTGGCAGTTTTTACTGTAGATGATTAATTTGTACATCAaaggtttgttttgaaaattgaaaGACTACTATTTAGTAACCAGCAACATAAAATAACACTGAGGCTTTAAAAGCACATCTAACAGTGGAGTTGTTCAGtctttataaattattttacatctcTACCTCacatccatctgttttttttcttatattgttTGCAGAGGAGACAGGTTTTCACATGGCAGCTATCATGGCAGCATGGATGACAGACCAAGGTGAGAAAGACCAAGGTTaagctttaaatttatttctaggGCTTAACAGAACTTAGAAAAGAGCACATCTGTGGTTTAAAAGtacctgtttttttctccagtaaATCAACCAGTGTCACTGCTTGCTTGGAACcaaatctttttatttccagtaaCTGTTTCAACATCTCCTGCTACTTACTGAAATTCAGTTGTAGTTGCTGTTTTCGACTGAATTTATGAATGCCGTTTGTGGCTTTATTGATGACGGTATCAGATGTTTGAATATGCgctgctggtgtttgcaaaTCATTCTTGAAACGTTGTGTATATTTAGAAATGTCAGTCggaaatcagatatttttgctaaaatttgtAATGTTTGGAAACGCTGACTCATTTTAGCGAACATTTGTTACACTTTTTATAGTATTTCAAATTAGAGGTTtgtgttcattcattcattgtgagttcatccatccatccatgcaccATCAGTCCATACACTCATTCTGTAGAGAGGTCTGACTGCTGTGTAAATATCAAAAATTCAATGTGAACTTTGAGATTGAATAATTTCCCCAAAAATTGTAAACCTGGCCATTTGCAGTGGGTGCAATGTCCCCATGCACTGCGATCCTCTACAGATATTCAGAAACAGAGCGAGGATCAAACATTTAATGTGCAAAAACCACCAGTTAACAGTCTGTTATCTTTGTTAAAGACCAGTTAGAAGGAGATAAAGCACACAGTCTTGGAAAACCCCTGTTGGGTCAAACTGTAttaacaactttgtttttttcctgtttcgtAGTGAAAGAAGAGGCAGAGACCGCTATGACAGCATGGTGAGTGtaatcagctgcagcttcagggctcacttgcttttttgtttcctcaaaAGACTTTGTGGTCTCTGCCTGTGAGTTGTGTTTTCAGATGATGATTGCATTTCCTTTTCTGAGTGTAGTTCAGCACATTGACTCTGATAtggctgcttttttttccccctccacaTTGGATGCACACTCATGTAGACCTGTTGTTGCCTGGCAACAGTTGTCTCCGTGGTTACCACTGAGTAACTGAGTATGCAGTCCAGAGATCCACCAGGCGAGCAATTGAACCAGAGCAGTTCTTGAAGTGGTTCCCCGTAGGTTTTAGCTGCAAGCAAAAGAGGGCAGATGAATACTTTGACCATAAAAAGGGAGAACTGTTgagatttaaatattatttaaaaacgtCAGACTTGCTTCTAGTTGTCTCAGCATTAATACGGATTCTAGGATTTGGATTACAATACAAGTTAGGTTAGTGCTGGCTGCTTGTTAATCTGTCTTTGTCTTTGAAACACAAATTGGTGTCAAATTGGTCAAGTTTATGTCCTAATGTGAGTAAACAAATTTGTGTGTATTACTGTCTGGGCTTTTATTAGCCTCCCAGACATACACTGGTCGGATAAGACAACTTTTAAAAGTTCTCTTATCTCTTTTTAAGTTCTCttatatctattttatttgtttcttgaCTGTCTTGAACTCAAAGTAGCTTTTATTAAACATGCTTGATTCCAGCTGTGCGTTTGCGAAGTATTGCCTAGTGTCTTCAGATATGTAACATTGAGTTTGTACAATAaagagaggtaaaaaaaaatgacataactcTAGTGAGACATCAAAGAGTTTAGCTGCAGCCATATCAATTGGTAATATAATGCATATGTGTATTTAGTTTATAATTTGTGTCATTACTGAAagcttaaaatgtattttgattcCTTATTAATGTTTGTAAATTTCATCTCTTTCCCTCCTCTCATGTGATCCTGAAATGCAGAGTGGAGGTGGTTACGGTAAGT
Proteins encoded:
- the hnrpkl gene encoding heterogeneous nuclear ribonucleoprotein K, like isoform X1, translating into MTMEMKGEQQDEDISFSNTDTNGKRPAEDMDEEQAFKRSRNIDEMVELRVLLQSKNAGAVIGKGGKNIKALRTDYNASVSVPDSSGPERILSVSASIDTIGEILLKIIPTLEEYQHYSGIDFDCELRLLIHQSLAGGIIGVKGAKIKELRENTQTTIKLFQECCPHSTDRVVLVGGKPERVVECIKVILELVSEAPIKGRTQPYDPNFYDETYDYGGFTMLFEDRGRRPMGGFPIRVRGGFERLPPLRGSRPLPPSRRDYDDMSPRRGPPPPLSRGIRGGSRARNLPLPPPPPPRGGGDRFSHGSYHGSMDDRPSERRGRDRYDSMSGGGYDNNSSWERFTSGGRGSYSDIGGPVITTQVTIPKDLAGSIIGKGGQRIKQIRHESGASIKIDEPLEGSEDRIITITGTQDQIQNAQYLLQNSVRQYSGRFF
- the hnrpkl gene encoding heterogeneous nuclear ribonucleoprotein K, like isoform X2 codes for the protein MTMEMKGEQQDEDISFSNTDTNGKRPAEDMDEEQAFKRSRNIDEMVELRVLLQSKNAGAVIGKGGKNIKALRTDYNASVSVPDSSGPERILSVSASIDTIGEILLKIIPTLEEYQHYSGIDFDCELRLLIHQSLAGGIIGVKGAKIKELRENTQTTIKLFQECCPHSTDRVVLVGGKPERVVECIKVILELVSEAPIKGRTQPYDPNFYDETYDYGGFTMLFEDRGRRPMGGFPIRVRGGFERLPPLRGSRPLPPSRRDYDDMSPRRGPPPPLSRGIRGGSRARNLPLPPPPPPRGGGDRFSHGSYHGSMDDRPSERRGRDRYDSMSGGGYGGRGSYSDIGGPVITTQVTIPKDLAGSIIGKGGQRIKQIRHESGASIKIDEPLEGSEDRIITITGTQDQIQNAQYLLQNSVRQYSGRFF